In Dermacentor variabilis isolate Ectoservices chromosome 11, ASM5094787v1, whole genome shotgun sequence, one genomic interval encodes:
- the LOC142563656 gene encoding TAF6-like RNA polymerase II p300/CBP-associated factor-associated factor 65 kDa subunit 6L encodes MASKRTLKGTTPGKKPEEKRYSQFPRDSVSLFAESNGITGVSDQALSLLTEDVNYKLRELAQNCGQFMRHAKRRKLTCSDIERALRWSDSQPSYGCSGDDPLPFRHVREADVFCTDDSMVDLADELDSPLQLDLPPEPSVHGRWLVVEGVSLEPDPDKPAPAVQEMDGSKGVHTDVNASHMQYYEEITKALLGSDKQLVDVALEDLASNPCLSPLLPYLVHFVSLGVRKLSHDLASLDRLLHAIGALAQNTSLNLDTLPYPTMVVQALLFCLLEPLAAAINPANDHWALRDNAAQLLAALLKFWADRVAGLESQVLDALGECVRDPSLRPLCAQYGAVSGLTALGVEAMQQVLGPHLEAYWRHLEAVLADCRPANAQAQADATRVHGALLLAAEKLVKEQRREMARSESSGASYNLLYDCFGDALASRLPLLYGAAQLLYTPRQASLKAEGGRGSPTGEQLLEAFYEEERSPSAAEEDNNSEESNLSGPPPNIHPQVKSTISDPARGIRLTIALRRPPSESKQPRKKRPPGASPHREPPFEVVPWTPVPRKATINICFEGATPVVRPTPEPPAPAEGEWRTTQLSRRMGRVGRGARRRRAYRDRHTGAGVDAIL; translated from the exons ATGGCGTCCAAGCGGACGCTCAAAGGAACAACGCCAGGGAAGAAGCCAGAGGAAAAGAGGTACAGCCAGTTTCCAAGAGACTCTGTCAGCTTGTTCGCTGAGTCCAATGGAATAACCGGTGTATCTGATCAAGCCCTCAGCCTGCTCACGGAAGATGTCAATTACAAGCTTCGTGAGCTAGCCCAG AACTGTGGCCAATTCATGCGGCATGCTAAAAGGCGCAAGCTGACTTGCAGTGATATTGAGCGTGCACTACGTTGGAGTGATTCACAG CCATCTTATGGATGCAGCGGAGACGATCCGCTTCCATTTCGGCATGTCCGAGAGGCTGATGTGTTTTGCACTGATGACAGCATGGTGGACCTGGCGGATGAATTGGACTCACCCCTTCAGCTTGACCTGCCACCAGAACCAAGTGTCCATG GACGCTGGTTGGTGGTGGAAGGCGTGTCACTTGAACCGGACCCCGACAAGCCTGCGCCTGCAGTCCAAGAAATGGACGGCAGCAAAGGTGTGCACACAGACGTCAATGCCAGCCACATGCAGTACTATGAGGAGATCACCAAGGCCCTGCTAGGCAGCGACAAGCAGCTTGTAGAT GTTGCCTTGGAGGATCTGGCCAGCAACCCTTGCCTGAGTCCTCTGCTGCCATATTTGGTGCACTTTGTCTCTCTTGGG GTTCGCAAGCTCAGCCATGACCTTGCCAGTCTGGACCGGCTGCTGCACGCCATTGGTGCCTTGGCCCAAAACACTTCACTAAATTTGGACACCCTGCCCTAT CCAACAATGGTGGTGCAAGCACTTCTCTTCTGCCTGCTGGAGCCGCTGGCAGCTGCCATCAATCCAGCCAATGACCACTGGGCACTGAGGGATAATGCAGCGCAGTTGCTTGCTGCCTTGCTCAA GTTTTGGGCCGACCGTGTTGCAGGTCTAGAAAGCCAAGTGTTGGATGCACTGGGGGAGTGCGTGAGAGACCCCTCGTTGAGGCCTCTGTGCGCCCAATATGGAGCTGTGTCGGGACTGACTGCACTGGGTGTAGAGGCAATGCAGCAGGTTCTGGGGCCGCATCTGGAAGCCTACTGGCGCCACCTAGAGGCTGTTCTCGCAGATTGCCGGCCAGCCAATGCACAGGCCCAGGCAGACGCCACTCGAGTCCATGGGGCACTCCTG ttggcAGCGGAGAAGCTGGTGAAGGAGCAACGTCGGGAGATGGCTCGAAGTGAATCGTCCGGGGCCTCATACAACCTCCTCTATGACTGCTTTGGAGATGCCTTGGCCTCAAGGCTGCCCTTGCTGTATGGAGCGGCCCAGCTCCTCTATACACCACGACAG GCATCATTAAAAGCAGAAGGTGGACGAGGCAGCCCCACGGGAGAACAGTTGCTCGAGGCTTTCTATGAGGAAGAACGCAGCCCCTCCGCAGCTGAAGAGGACAACAACTCGGAGGAGAGCAACCTTAGCGGGCCTCCTCCTAACATCCACCCCCAG GTGAAGAGCACCATATCTGACCCTGCAAGAGGGATCCGCCTGACCATTGCGTTACGGAGGCCTCCCAGCGAATCGAAGCAGCCGCGCAAGAAGCGCCCCCCAGGAGCAAGTCCACATCGCGAGCCCCCCTTCGAGGTTGTTCCCTGGACTCCCGTGCCACGTAAAGCCACCATCAACATCTGCTTTGAAG GTGCAACACCAGTGGTGCGCCCGACACCAGAGCCGCCGGCACCAGCAGAGGGCGAGTGGCGCACAACCCAGCTGAGTCGGCGCATGGGACGAGTGGGGCGGGGAGCACGGAGACGGAGAGCGTACCGGGATAGACACACTGGTGCCGGCGTCGATGCAATACTCTGA